A genome region from Natranaeroarchaeum sulfidigenes includes the following:
- a CDS encoding phosphopantetheine adenylyltransferase, which yields MNVALGGTFDPIHDGHRALFERAFELGDVTIGLTSDDLAPKTRAEDRYVRPYDERNADLDDELVEYADRYDRTYEIRTLDAPTGIATEPQFDCLVVSPETIDGAERINEIRIDNGVDPLRIEVVDHVYADDGEIISSTRIINGEIDEQGNITPDREGRGRVQPD from the coding sequence ATGAACGTCGCGCTGGGGGGAACGTTCGATCCGATTCACGACGGCCACAGAGCCCTCTTCGAACGTGCGTTCGAGCTCGGCGACGTGACCATCGGGCTGACCAGCGACGACCTCGCCCCGAAGACACGCGCCGAGGATCGGTACGTTCGACCCTACGACGAACGGAACGCCGACCTCGACGACGAACTCGTGGAGTACGCCGACAGGTACGACCGCACCTACGAGATCAGAACGCTCGACGCGCCAACCGGGATCGCGACCGAGCCACAGTTCGACTGTCTGGTAGTCTCTCCCGAAACCATCGATGGCGCAGAGCGAATCAACGAGATTCGTATAGACAATGGCGTCGACCCGCTCAGAATCGAGGTTGTGGATCACGTCTACGCCGACGACGGTGAGATCATCTCCAGCACCCGGATCATCAACGGGGAGATCGACGAACAGGGGAACATCACGCCCGATCGCGAGGGTCGCGGGCGCGTCCAGCCGGATTGA
- a CDS encoding transcription initiation factor IIB family protein, whose amino-acid sequence MYSARTRVENEQWVKEIETVTDELDLDADATSTATDLFLSGVPEAERSKRAVMAASIYAASLISGQAQSQSDVADAAGVARLTIQQRWKELLRDAGMEPPSW is encoded by the coding sequence ATGTACAGCGCACGAACCCGCGTCGAGAACGAGCAGTGGGTCAAAGAGATCGAGACGGTCACCGACGAGCTCGATCTGGACGCCGATGCCACCTCGACTGCGACGGATCTGTTTCTCTCTGGCGTCCCCGAGGCCGAGCGCTCAAAACGGGCCGTAATGGCCGCGAGTATCTACGCGGCGTCGCTGATCTCCGGGCAGGCACAGTCGCAGAGCGATGTCGCCGACGCTGCGGGCGTCGCGCGGCTCACAATTCAGCAACGCTGGAAGGAATTGCTCCGGGACGCCGGGATGGAACCGCCGAGCTGGTGA
- a CDS encoding winged helix-turn-helix domain-containing protein, with protein MSSDDTTDPESPDDAQTNTHTDGEDSLLPEDGGKARDRLEEEADRAVEGFDQGIVDLLSWLLETETRARIYVYLRQNPGSTSEEVAEGTGLYPSTVREALAELHDEEKVTRSKRENEGAGNNPYEYDAMAPSDLVGSVAGQVQKELNTVFNMDTYLGRDDTEADKEPVTITVEDRSEEVDVEDSGVDDDGASSGDQAENSDEH; from the coding sequence ATGTCTTCCGACGACACAACCGATCCTGAGTCACCTGACGACGCACAGACGAACACGCACACCGATGGCGAGGACAGTCTCCTCCCCGAGGACGGAGGGAAGGCCCGCGACCGCCTCGAAGAAGAAGCAGACCGTGCCGTCGAAGGGTTCGATCAGGGTATCGTCGACCTGCTCTCGTGGCTCCTCGAAACTGAGACCCGGGCACGGATCTACGTGTATCTCCGGCAGAACCCCGGTAGCACGAGCGAGGAGGTCGCCGAGGGGACGGGACTGTATCCGAGTACGGTTCGGGAAGCGCTCGCCGAACTCCACGACGAGGAGAAAGTCACCCGGAGCAAGCGCGAGAACGAGGGCGCGGGCAACAACCCCTACGAGTACGACGCGATGGCACCGAGCGATCTCGTTGGCAGTGTCGCAGGGCAGGTCCAGAAGGAGCTCAACACCGTGTTCAACATGGACACCTATCTCGGCCGGGACGATACCGAGGCCGACAAGGAGCCGGTGACGATCACTGTGGAGGATCGGTCGGAGGAGGTAGATGTCGAAGATTCGGGTGTCGACGACGATGGAGCTTCATCCGGAGATCAGGCTGAGAACTCCGACGAGCACTGA
- a CDS encoding S9 family peptidase has protein sequence MSETTDIDVIEELASLPTLAHPTVSPDGTEIAFYYDVTGRNELHVLDVETGETTQWSAGEVPRNARWFVRWDDDGRRVLYHLDEDGNEQNDVHALGRDGDAEPVLEMDGQVIISDVHGDTLFVGSSRDGQMNLYRHDLSSGETEKLTDYERAVWGAHVSPDGEQIAYATNETDDYDNKDVYIASSDGSDARNLEIGEVGAEAIPVDWGPDGERLLVVDNTEDLGRVGVYNLGSDDVTWFGTGEYEEGGVTFHPDGERIVASRDRDAVSVPVVYDLDSEEGRELDVPEGVASFGQTGEVVLADGRLVFQHTTPTQRPELVAYDLETDEYEVLVEAEYGPFEPHDFADAEYFTVESDGVPETPAKAVEHDPYDELEIGALLYDSGERPSPLIVNPHGGPRARDSKSFDLYTQVLVSQGYSVLQINYRGSTGRGREFVETLIDDWGGAEQGDVAVAAEHVIEYDWIDEDRVVVFGGSYGGYSAYWQVVQYPDLYDAGIAWIGLTDLEEMFETTMPHFRTELMEKYLGTPEENPDLYAERSPITHAENLDAPLFLVHGVNDRRVPVSQARLFRDRLDELGYEDGAGYEYRELGEEGHASSDQDQKLRMFRLLTDFLDRRVGE, from the coding sequence ATGTCCGAGACGACAGACATCGACGTGATAGAGGAACTGGCGAGTCTCCCGACGCTCGCCCATCCGACGGTCTCTCCGGATGGCACAGAGATCGCATTTTACTACGACGTGACCGGCCGCAACGAACTCCACGTTCTCGATGTCGAGACCGGCGAGACGACCCAGTGGTCCGCAGGGGAGGTCCCGCGGAACGCACGGTGGTTCGTCCGGTGGGATGACGATGGCAGACGTGTCCTGTACCACCTCGACGAGGACGGCAACGAGCAGAACGATGTCCATGCGCTCGGTCGTGACGGTGATGCCGAACCGGTGTTGGAAATGGACGGCCAGGTGATTATCTCGGACGTCCACGGAGACACCCTCTTTGTCGGCTCATCACGGGACGGTCAGATGAACCTCTACCGCCACGACCTATCGAGCGGTGAGACCGAGAAACTCACGGACTACGAGCGGGCTGTATGGGGCGCACACGTCTCCCCTGATGGCGAGCAGATAGCCTACGCCACGAACGAGACAGACGACTACGACAACAAGGATGTCTACATCGCTTCGAGTGACGGGAGCGACGCCCGGAACCTCGAAATCGGGGAGGTCGGGGCCGAGGCAATCCCCGTCGACTGGGGACCGGACGGCGAGCGACTGCTCGTGGTCGATAACACCGAAGATCTGGGACGCGTCGGCGTCTACAATCTCGGAAGCGACGATGTCACCTGGTTCGGGACAGGCGAGTACGAGGAAGGCGGCGTCACCTTCCACCCGGACGGCGAGCGGATCGTCGCCTCGCGCGACCGGGACGCCGTCTCGGTACCGGTCGTTTACGATCTGGATTCAGAGGAGGGACGCGAACTCGACGTCCCCGAGGGAGTCGCCTCGTTCGGGCAGACCGGCGAGGTCGTACTAGCGGACGGACGGCTCGTCTTCCAGCACACGACACCAACGCAGCGGCCCGAACTGGTTGCCTACGATCTCGAAACCGACGAGTACGAGGTACTCGTCGAGGCGGAGTACGGTCCGTTCGAACCCCATGACTTCGCCGACGCCGAGTACTTCACGGTCGAGTCCGATGGCGTCCCCGAAACGCCCGCGAAAGCGGTCGAGCACGACCCATACGACGAACTGGAGATCGGGGCGCTGCTGTACGACTCCGGCGAGCGCCCCTCGCCGCTGATCGTCAACCCCCACGGAGGGCCACGCGCTCGCGACTCGAAATCCTTCGACCTGTACACGCAGGTGCTCGTCTCGCAGGGTTACTCTGTCCTGCAGATCAACTATCGCGGCTCGACTGGCCGGGGCCGTGAGTTCGTCGAGACCCTCATCGACGACTGGGGCGGGGCCGAACAGGGCGACGTGGCGGTCGCCGCGGAGCACGTCATCGAGTACGACTGGATCGACGAGGACCGGGTCGTCGTCTTCGGCGGCTCCTACGGCGGCTATTCGGCCTACTGGCAGGTAGTTCAGTATCCAGACCTGTACGACGCTGGAATCGCCTGGATCGGTCTGACGGATCTCGAAGAGATGTTCGAGACGACGATGCCGCATTTCCGCACCGAGCTGATGGAGAAGTATCTCGGGACGCCCGAAGAGAACCCCGATCTCTACGCGGAGCGCTCGCCGATCACCCACGCCGAGAACCTCGACGCGCCGCTGTTTCTGGTCCACGGCGTCAACGACCGCCGGGTACCGGTCTCGCAGGCACGACTGTTCCGTGACCGACTCGACGAACTGGGCTACGAGGACGGAGCGGGCTACGAGTACCGGGAACTCGGCGAGGAGGGCCACGCATCCTCTGACCAGGACCAGAAACTCCGGATGTTCCGGCTGTTGACCGACTTCCTCGACAGGCGGGTCGGGGAGTGA
- a CDS encoding glutamate--cysteine ligase: protein MEGGSADVFTELGTIGIEEEFFVVDDRGRPTSGTDELVYETDPPEILDGRLDHELFKFVIETQTPVIKGIEDAPETLHEIRSALVEHAAEHGYGIAAAGLHPTAKWRELDHAEKPRYRAQLDRIQYPQHRNTTAGLHVHIGVDDADKATWVANEVRWYLPMLLALSANSPYWNGYDTGLQSARAKIFEALPNTGMPTAFDDFDEFRAFEETMIETDSINDRGELWYDVRPHSELGTVEIRTPDGQADEDCIMAFVEYVHALVIDLAERYEDGEPGTPIRRELLDENKWRALRYGHDASFISPDTEGTVTLGELVEIECDRLNVDGLRDLYHAESGASKQRRLRTEKGIDALCDSLLL from the coding sequence ATGGAAGGTGGTTCGGCCGATGTGTTCACCGAGCTAGGAACGATCGGTATCGAGGAGGAGTTCTTTGTCGTCGACGACCGAGGTCGACCGACCTCGGGGACGGACGAGCTCGTCTACGAGACTGATCCACCAGAGATTCTCGACGGACGACTGGACCACGAACTGTTCAAGTTCGTCATCGAGACCCAGACTCCCGTTATCAAGGGGATCGAGGACGCGCCTGAGACCCTCCACGAAATCAGGTCGGCACTGGTCGAACACGCTGCCGAGCACGGTTACGGGATCGCTGCCGCCGGGCTTCACCCCACTGCGAAGTGGCGTGAGCTCGACCACGCCGAAAAACCACGATATCGGGCCCAGCTGGATCGGATCCAGTACCCACAGCACCGCAACACCACCGCGGGACTGCACGTCCACATCGGTGTCGACGATGCCGACAAAGCGACGTGGGTCGCAAACGAGGTCCGCTGGTACCTGCCGATGCTGCTGGCACTCTCGGCGAACTCGCCGTACTGGAACGGCTACGATACCGGGTTGCAGTCGGCAAGGGCGAAGATCTTCGAGGCGCTGCCGAACACCGGGATGCCGACCGCGTTCGACGATTTCGACGAATTCCGGGCGTTCGAGGAGACGATGATCGAGACGGACTCGATAAACGACCGGGGAGAGCTCTGGTACGACGTCCGTCCTCACTCTGAACTCGGCACGGTCGAGATCAGAACGCCGGACGGACAGGCCGATGAGGACTGTATCATGGCGTTCGTCGAGTACGTCCACGCGCTGGTGATCGACCTCGCGGAGCGGTACGAGGACGGCGAGCCCGGTACACCGATCCGCCGGGAACTGCTCGACGAGAACAAGTGGCGAGCCCTGCGATACGGCCACGACGCCTCGTTTATCTCCCCCGACACGGAGGGCACGGTGACACTCGGCGAACTGGTCGAAATCGAGTGTGATCGACTGAACGTGGACGGGCTCCGCGACCTCTACCACGCCGAAAGCGGGGCATCGAAACAGCGCCGGCTCCGAACGGAGAAAGGTATCGACGCGCTGTGTGACTCACTGTTGCTCTGA